One window of the Cryptomeria japonica chromosome 7, Sugi_1.0, whole genome shotgun sequence genome contains the following:
- the LOC131078482 gene encoding pentatricopeptide repeat-containing protein At1g79540 isoform X1, producing MRGIQRPYSVLLHFFPGWKADFLDLRIGHTFMGTTEEGQGSIWINFFCGNIRNGYLRCRDGNGRLFSKESSQKDAESLSVGESEEVISSQHGDVKEDGGHLGKRKGFRSSGKKLEILNEIHDILKTGSQADKLLYQMGSSISAEIAYMVMKSEKDVKMIFRFFLWAMQKQSLISFRGLQNLMIEILKESREFEVAWDLLREVRREGKMTNAASFNVLISAYGKVGMVEKAIESFVVMEEEFSCRPDIFTWNTMLDILVNDQMIEIAWALYHRMLTTDCSPDTTTLNILIRCLCKAGKTQEALELYDEMTARGIVANMTTYGIIIKSLCQAGKINMATQLLASMKANNCSPGIVIYNIIIDGLCKNGQVDQAFELLNIIKEMNVSPCEYTYTSLIHGLFRAGRFDEACKYYKDLFEAQTPNLVLYTVMIDAYCEAGRVVDAFHIFNEMIRTRCLPDTVCYNTLIKGLCKVGLVDEARSVKSEMLQKGYLLDVVTYTTLIYGLCETGLVDEAHDMFDKMPKTGCFPNVFTYNTLIDGLFKVGEVTKACILFYQMELGNSPTFFLSIAQGSKHFGDSADLQALADGRCGTGRILEAYKLHKRLLESGAVPDVITYNTMINGLCKIGKIDGALKFFKAMHVRGYVPDLFTYNTIINGLCLVNRENDAFTVFHQMAEKGCSPDSVTIKTLMTSLCQEGQEDRCKSK from the exons atgagggGAATACAGAGGCCGTATTCAGTTCTTTTGCATTTTTTCCCCGGATGGAAGGCCGACTTTCTAGATCTGAGAATTGGGCATACATTTATGGGTACTACAGAGGAAGGACAAGGGAGTATCTGGATAAATTTTTTCTGTGGAAACATTCGAAATGGCTATTTACGGTGTAGGGATGGCAATGGTAGGTTATTTTCAAAAGAGAGTTCACAGAAAGATGCGGAATCCTTGTCTGTCGGGGAAAGTGAGGAAGTGATTTCGTCTCAGCATGGAGATGTTAAGGAAGATGGTGGACATTTGGGAAAGAGAAAGGGTTTTAGATCTTCGGGAAAGAAGTtagaaattttgaatgaaattcatGATATCCTGAAGACGGGTTCCCAAGCAGACAAGCTTCTTTATCAAATGGGTTCTTCAATTTCTGCAGAAATTGCATATATGGTGATGAAGAGTGAGAAAGATGTTAAGATGATTTTCAGGTTTTTTTTGTGGGCTATGCAGAAACAATCCTTGATTAGTTTTCGAGGTTTGCAGAATTTGATGATTGAGATATTGAAAGAAAGTAGGGAATTTGAGGTCGCTTGGGATTTACTTAGAGAAGTGAGGAGAGAAGGAAAAATGACCAATGCTGCTTCTTTTAATGTTCTGATATCGGCATATGGAAAGGTGGGTATGGTGGAGAAAGCAATAGAATCATTTGTTGTAATGGAGGAGGAGTTTTCCTGCAGGCCTGACATTTTCACCTGGAATACCATGTTGGATATTCTTGTCAATGACCAAATGATTGAGATAGCTTGGGCTCTCTACCATAGGATGCTGACAACAGATTGCTCGCCAGACACGACAACTCTTAACATCCTTATTAGATGTCTCTGTAAAGCGGGCAAGACTCAGGAGGCCCTTGAGTTATATGATGAAATGACTGCGAGGGGAATCGTTGCTAATATGACGACTTACGGAATTATAATAAAGAGTCTTTGCCAGGCTGGGAAAATAAATATGGCCACCCAGCTGTTAGCTTCAATGAAAGCAAACAATTGCTCTCCAGGGATTGTTATATATAATATCATTATCGATGGCTTGTGTAAAAATGGCCAAGTAGATCAGGCTTTTGAGCTTCTTAATATTATCAAGGAAATGAATGTTTCCCCGTGTGAATATACCTACACTTCTCTGATTCACGGGCTTTTCAGAGCCGGAAGGTTTGATGAGGCCTGCAAGTATTATAAAGACTTATTTGAGGCCCAGACTCCAAATCTGGTATTATATACAGTAATGATTGATGCATACTGTGAAGCTGGCAGAGTTGTTGATGCTTTTCACATTTTTAATGAGATGATCAGAACAAGATGTTTGCCTGATACTGTCTGTTACAACACACTGATAAAGGGCCTTTGTAAGGTTGGCCTTGTAGATGAGGCCAGATCTGTTAAATCAGAAATGTTGCAGAAAGGCTATCTTTTAGATGTTGTTACATATACCACTCTGATTTATGGATTGTGTGAGACAGGTCTTGTAGACGAAGCTCATGACATGTTTGATAAGATGCCAAAAACTGGATGTTTTCCAAATGTTTTCACCTACAACACATTGATTGATGGCCTCTTTAAAGTTGGTGAAGTGACAAAGGCATGCatactattttaccaaatggagtTGGGAAACAGCCCGACTTTCTTTCTAAGTATTGCTCAAGGCAGCAAACATTTTGGAGATAGTGCTGACCTCCAAGCTTTAGCTGATGGGCGGTGTGGTACTGGTCGTATCCTTGAGGCTTATAAGCTTCATAAAAGGTTATTGGAAAGTGGTGCTGTGCCAGATGTCATTACTTACAATACAATGATCAATGGCCTATGCAAGATAGGTAAAATTGATGGAGCCTTAAAATTTTTTAAAGCAATGCATGTCAGGGGTTACGTCCCAGACTTATTCACCTACAATACAATCATCAATGGTCTTTGTTTGGTCAATAGAGAGAATGATGCCTTTACAGTGTTTCATCAGATGGCAGAAAAAGGATGCAGTCCCGATTCTGTAACCATCAAGACACTTATGACATCATTATGCCAGGAAGGGCAGGAAG ATAGATGCAAGTCAAAGTAA
- the LOC131078482 gene encoding pentatricopeptide repeat-containing protein At1g79540 isoform X2: MRGIQRPYSVLLHFFPGWKADFLDLRIGHTFMGTTEEGQGSIWINFFCGNIRNGYLRCRDGNGRLFSKESSQKDAESLSVGESEEVISSQHGDVKEDGGHLGKRKGFRSSGKKLEILNEIHDILKTGSQADKLLYQMGSSISAEIAYMVMKSEKDVKMIFRFFLWAMQKQSLISFRGLQNLMIEILKESREFEVAWDLLREVRREGKMTNAASFNVLISAYGKVGMVEKAIESFVVMEEEFSCRPDIFTWNTMLDILVNDQMIEIAWALYHRMLTTDCSPDTTTLNILIRCLCKAGKTQEALELYDEMTARGIVANMTTYGIIIKSLCQAGKINMATQLLASMKANNCSPGIVIYNIIIDGLCKNGQVDQAFELLNIIKEMNVSPCEYTYTSLIHGLFRAGRFDEACKYYKDLFEAQTPNLVLYTVMIDAYCEAGRVVDAFHIFNEMIRTRCLPDTVCYNTLIKGLCKVGLVDEARSVKSEMLQKGYLLDVVTYTTLIYGLCETGLVDEAHDMFDKMPKTGCFPNVFTYNTLIDGLFKVGEVTKACILFYQMELGNSPTFFLSIAQGSKHFGDSADLQALADGRCGTGRILEAYKLHKRLLESGAVPDVITYNTMINGLCKIDGRKRMQSRFCNHQDTYDIIMPGRAGR; encoded by the exons atgagggGAATACAGAGGCCGTATTCAGTTCTTTTGCATTTTTTCCCCGGATGGAAGGCCGACTTTCTAGATCTGAGAATTGGGCATACATTTATGGGTACTACAGAGGAAGGACAAGGGAGTATCTGGATAAATTTTTTCTGTGGAAACATTCGAAATGGCTATTTACGGTGTAGGGATGGCAATGGTAGGTTATTTTCAAAAGAGAGTTCACAGAAAGATGCGGAATCCTTGTCTGTCGGGGAAAGTGAGGAAGTGATTTCGTCTCAGCATGGAGATGTTAAGGAAGATGGTGGACATTTGGGAAAGAGAAAGGGTTTTAGATCTTCGGGAAAGAAGTtagaaattttgaatgaaattcatGATATCCTGAAGACGGGTTCCCAAGCAGACAAGCTTCTTTATCAAATGGGTTCTTCAATTTCTGCAGAAATTGCATATATGGTGATGAAGAGTGAGAAAGATGTTAAGATGATTTTCAGGTTTTTTTTGTGGGCTATGCAGAAACAATCCTTGATTAGTTTTCGAGGTTTGCAGAATTTGATGATTGAGATATTGAAAGAAAGTAGGGAATTTGAGGTCGCTTGGGATTTACTTAGAGAAGTGAGGAGAGAAGGAAAAATGACCAATGCTGCTTCTTTTAATGTTCTGATATCGGCATATGGAAAGGTGGGTATGGTGGAGAAAGCAATAGAATCATTTGTTGTAATGGAGGAGGAGTTTTCCTGCAGGCCTGACATTTTCACCTGGAATACCATGTTGGATATTCTTGTCAATGACCAAATGATTGAGATAGCTTGGGCTCTCTACCATAGGATGCTGACAACAGATTGCTCGCCAGACACGACAACTCTTAACATCCTTATTAGATGTCTCTGTAAAGCGGGCAAGACTCAGGAGGCCCTTGAGTTATATGATGAAATGACTGCGAGGGGAATCGTTGCTAATATGACGACTTACGGAATTATAATAAAGAGTCTTTGCCAGGCTGGGAAAATAAATATGGCCACCCAGCTGTTAGCTTCAATGAAAGCAAACAATTGCTCTCCAGGGATTGTTATATATAATATCATTATCGATGGCTTGTGTAAAAATGGCCAAGTAGATCAGGCTTTTGAGCTTCTTAATATTATCAAGGAAATGAATGTTTCCCCGTGTGAATATACCTACACTTCTCTGATTCACGGGCTTTTCAGAGCCGGAAGGTTTGATGAGGCCTGCAAGTATTATAAAGACTTATTTGAGGCCCAGACTCCAAATCTGGTATTATATACAGTAATGATTGATGCATACTGTGAAGCTGGCAGAGTTGTTGATGCTTTTCACATTTTTAATGAGATGATCAGAACAAGATGTTTGCCTGATACTGTCTGTTACAACACACTGATAAAGGGCCTTTGTAAGGTTGGCCTTGTAGATGAGGCCAGATCTGTTAAATCAGAAATGTTGCAGAAAGGCTATCTTTTAGATGTTGTTACATATACCACTCTGATTTATGGATTGTGTGAGACAGGTCTTGTAGACGAAGCTCATGACATGTTTGATAAGATGCCAAAAACTGGATGTTTTCCAAATGTTTTCACCTACAACACATTGATTGATGGCCTCTTTAAAGTTGGTGAAGTGACAAAGGCATGCatactattttaccaaatggagtTGGGAAACAGCCCGACTTTCTTTCTAAGTATTGCTCAAGGCAGCAAACATTTTGGAGATAGTGCTGACCTCCAAGCTTTAGCTGATGGGCGGTGTGGTACTGGTCGTATCCTTGAGGCTTATAAGCTTCATAAAAGGTTATTGGAAAGTGGTGCTGTGCCAGATGTCATTACTTACAATACAATGATCAATGGCCTATGCAAGATAG ATGGCAGAAAAAGGATGCAGTCCCGATTCTGTAACCATCAAGACACTTATGACATCATTATGCCAGGAAGGGCAGGAAG ATAG